The nucleotide sequence AGCCGCCTCGAGCGAACTTGCAAAGATTTTTCTCGAAAAATACCGCGACCTTATAAAAGCCGCTCTTGAAGCAAGCCTTAAAACTGACGTCGAAATAGCCGTTGTTGTGTCTGCAGAGCAAAATCAAGATAAAGAGAAAAAAACAACGCTGAAACCGTCGCCTAAACCAGAGTCTGCCCTAAGCGCAATTTCTCTCCCACTGAATGAAAAGTACAATTTTTCAAGTTTTATAGTAGGCCCTTGCAACCGCCTGGCGTATGCAGCGGCACTGGCAGTTGCCAAAAAGCCCGGGCGCGCATATAACCCGCTTTTCTTATATGGCGGTCCCGGACTCGGCAAAACGCACCTACTTCAGGCAATAGGGCACTATGTTTTAGAAAACTGCCCTGGTATGAGGATAGCTTACGTGTCAGGCGAGACATTCACATACCACTACGTCTCAGCGCTCCAAGAGCATCGATCCGAAGATTTCCGCCGAAAATATCGAAGCGTAGATATCTGGCTCGTGGATGACATCCAGTTCCTCGCTGGAAAGGAAAGAACAAAAGAAGAGTTTTTCCATACATTCAATGCGCTCTACCAAGCAAATAAGCAAGTAGTATTGACAAGCGACAGACCACCAAAAGATATAAACCCATTGGAGGAACGGCTTAGGTCAAGGTTCGAAGCAGGCCTTGTCGTGGATGTTGCTCCCCCCGATCTCGAGACAAGAATTGCAATCCTCAAAGATCGTGCTGCTGCCGAAAATGCAAACCTGCCCCCTGAAGTAATCGAGCGAGTCGCAGAGCTCATAAAAACAAATGTACGCGCCCTTGAAGGCGCACTCATTACTTTAATCGCACACTCCTCCCTAATGAAACGAACGCTTACTCCAGAGCTAGCCGATGAAATTCTAAGCCGCTACATGATAGATAAGAAGTTTGCCGAAATAACACCCGACGCAATCCAGCGCGCAGTAGCCCGCGCTTTCGGCGTGGAAGCAGACGACCTTCGAGGCAAGAAGAAAACAAAGGAGATATCTCTAGCTAGGCATGTGGCGATGTATATATGTAGAGAGCTTACTTCACACCCCCTCTCAACGATAGGAAGAGCGTTCGGCGGTCGAGATCACACATCAGTGCTCTATGCGTCATCAAGAATAGATGCGCTATTAAAGCATGACTCTTCTCTTCGTCAGACAGTTGATAAATTATTGGAGGACCTTCGCTCAACATTCTGTGGATAACTCCCCTAAAAACCAGTGAAGAACGTATATCTTAAATCGGCTGGTGGAAAATCCGCCATTTTTACAAAGTTGCTAACAAGTTACGCACATAGTTTCCCTCACCTCATTACTAACAAAATCTAATCTCGCTCCCTCTAGTCTGCCTTCCCGAAGTGACTTACTAACATTTTTCACAATGTGTATAATAAGGAGTGCAATGCATCAAATTAAAAATTTCGTCAAGCCAAAAGACGCTGTGGGAAATTAATCGAAGGTCGTTAATATCTCCCTGAAATGTACATAGACGAACTAACTCTCCGCAACTTCAGAAACTATACAGAATGCCTTCTGCATCCTAGTCCTGGGTTGAATATCTTGGTCGGCAGAAATGCGCAGGGAAAAACAAGTTTGCTTGAGGCAGTATACCTGCTTGCGATGGCAAAATCTTGGCGTGCGGGACGAGATTGCGAAATGATTAATTGGGATGCCGATATGGCATGCGTTTCTGCGAAGCTTGTACGTGAGAAGAGGAGCAATATAGAGATAGAAGTTCTACTTAACCGCTCAGGAAAAAAGCGCATAACAATCAATACCATCCCGCAAAACCGTCTTGCTGATGTTATTGGGCAACTAAATGTTGTGTTTATTAGTCCGAGGGATGAAGAGATAGTCACAGGAGAGCCAAGCGAGAGAAGGAAGTTCTTAAACCTTGAGATAAGCCAAGTTCAGCCTCAATATTGCCATTTACTTATCGGATACCGCAGGGTACTTGAGCAAAGAAATAAGCTGTTGAAAGAACTGGAGAAGCGCAGAATGGGTGATGGGGTGCTCAAGGTTCTTGATGAACAATTGGTTGACTATGGCTCAAAGATTCTCGAAAGAAGATTAGCTTTTATAAACAGACTTGCAAAGATTTCAGAAATTGTTCATTACCAGCTAACTGATTCAAAGGAGAAACTCGGTATAAAATACGTTTCCAGTATCAGTATCGGAGAGATTATAGATGCTGCAGGTATTGCACGAAAATTCGAAGAAACACTAGAATCGCACCGAGCCGATGAAATAAGAAGGGGAATTAGCCTTTTTGGGCCGCATAGAGATGATTTAGCTATTACCATTAACAACATAGATGCAAGAACATACGGCTCGCATGGACAACAAAGAACAGTTGCACTTAGTTTGCGACTTGCGGAGCTTGAGTTGATTGAGGAGTTAATGAAAGAAACGCCTATAGTACTCTTTGATGACGTAATGGCCGATCTTGATGAGGAGCGGAGGGAGCATGTGATTAATGCTATACTAGGTGGTCGCCAGTCGTTTGTAACCACGACAACACTCTCACTCTTTGATGATAGGTTGTTGGAAGAAGGAACGGTTTTTAGAGTATCTGGTGGCGAGGTAAAGCAAGATGAGGCGTAAGGCGCCTCCCTACACCCTGGCTGATCTTGTTGGGAGTTCCCTGTCGGCTCTTGGTTTGGAGCAGAAGATCAGGGAACAAACGGCCATTATATTATGGAATGACACCGTAGGTGAACAGGTTGCGGGAGCCGCACAACCAGAATTTGTTCGCAATGGCATATTGTTCGTGGTGGTGAAAAATGCCGTTTGGGCAAATGAACTTGGCTTTTACAAACGCGACATTATTAGTAGAATCAACAAGCAACTAGGAAAGCCTGTCATAAAAGATATAGTCTTCAGGGTAGGAAGCCTCCCTTCTACAAAAGGTTCGAAGGTAAGCAGCAGAGCGAAATGCGAGGACATAGAAGGTATTTCCCTCTCAGATGGGGAAATTGAGCAAGTAGAGGCAATTGCAAGGACTGTGAACGACCCTCAGTTGTTTGACTCGTTGCGAGGACTCTTGATTACGGTATTGCGC is from Armatimonadota bacterium and encodes:
- the dnaA gene encoding chromosomal replication initiator protein DnaA, with amino-acid sequence MENQLQLGEDSSSVALKCAWEKSLSLLEPEINRPTFESFFKTARPISLEGSTITIAASSELAKIFLEKYRDLIKAALEASLKTDVEIAVVVSAEQNQDKEKKTTLKPSPKPESALSAISLPLNEKYNFSSFIVGPCNRLAYAAALAVAKKPGRAYNPLFLYGGPGLGKTHLLQAIGHYVLENCPGMRIAYVSGETFTYHYVSALQEHRSEDFRRKYRSVDIWLVDDIQFLAGKERTKEEFFHTFNALYQANKQVVLTSDRPPKDINPLEERLRSRFEAGLVVDVAPPDLETRIAILKDRAAAENANLPPEVIERVAELIKTNVRALEGALITLIAHSSLMKRTLTPELADEILSRYMIDKKFAEITPDAIQRAVARAFGVEADDLRGKKKTKEISLARHVAMYICRELTSHPLSTIGRAFGGRDHTSVLYASSRIDALLKHDSSLRQTVDKLLEDLRSTFCG
- the recF gene encoding DNA replication/repair protein RecF, translating into MYIDELTLRNFRNYTECLLHPSPGLNILVGRNAQGKTSLLEAVYLLAMAKSWRAGRDCEMINWDADMACVSAKLVREKRSNIEIEVLLNRSGKKRITINTIPQNRLADVIGQLNVVFISPRDEEIVTGEPSERRKFLNLEISQVQPQYCHLLIGYRRVLEQRNKLLKELEKRRMGDGVLKVLDEQLVDYGSKILERRLAFINRLAKISEIVHYQLTDSKEKLGIKYVSSISIGEIIDAAGIARKFEETLESHRADEIRRGISLFGPHRDDLAITINNIDARTYGSHGQQRTVALSLRLAELELIEELMKETPIVLFDDVMADLDEERREHVINAILGGRQSFVTTTTLSLFDDRLLEEGTVFRVSGGEVKQDEA
- a CDS encoding DUF721 domain-containing protein translates to MRRKAPPYTLADLVGSSLSALGLEQKIREQTAIILWNDTVGEQVAGAAQPEFVRNGILFVVVKNAVWANELGFYKRDIISRINKQLGKPVIKDIVFRVGSLPSTKGSKVSSRAKCEDIEGISLSDGEIEQVEAIARTVNDPQLFDSLRGLLITVLRQEKWKKENGWKPCSKCGALHNGQCSVCPVCQLK